A region from the Triticum aestivum cultivar Chinese Spring chromosome 3D, IWGSC CS RefSeq v2.1, whole genome shotgun sequence genome encodes:
- the LOC123076590 gene encoding probable glutathione S-transferase GSTU6 — MTCKGFYVEYLNDAPGLAGNDTSILPADPYSRAAARVWAAYVNDKLFPSCTGILKTAKQEERASKVEETLSGLRHLEAALAECSKGEVEAPFFSGCSIGFLDIALGCYLPWFEAVGRLAGLEPLIDPARAPKLAAWAERFRVAEPVKALLPRVDELEEYIATVLYPKWNVAVTGN, encoded by the exons ATGACCTGCAA AGGG TTTTATGTGGAGTACCTCAACGATGCCCCTGGCCTTGCCGGCAACGACACGTCCATCCTCCCCGCAGACCCCTACAGCCGCGCAGCCGCTCGCGTTTGGGCCGCCTATGTGAATGACAAG TTGTTCCCTTCGTGCACCGGCATCCTCAAGACAGCGAAGCAGGAGGAGAGAGCCAGTAAGGTGGAGGAGACCCTGTCCGGGCTCCGACACTTGGAAGCTGCCTTGGCAGAGTGCTCTAaaggggaggtggaggcgccgttCTTCAGTGGTTGCTCCATCGGGTTCCTTGACATCGCGCTCGGGTGCTATCTTCCTTGGTTTGAGGCAGTAGGCCGCCTGGCCGGCTTGGAGCCGCTTATCGACCCGGCGAGGGCGCCGAAACTAGCAGCATGGGCGGAGCGGTTCAGGGTCGCCGAGCCGGTCAAGGCGCTGCTGCCTAGGGTGGACGAGCTGGAGGAGTACATCGCTACGGTGCTTTATCCAAAGTGGAACGTCGCGGTCACCGGTAACTAA